A genome region from Nycticebus coucang isolate mNycCou1 chromosome 22, mNycCou1.pri, whole genome shotgun sequence includes the following:
- the SLFNL1 gene encoding LOW QUALITY PROTEIN: schlafen-like protein 1 (The sequence of the model RefSeq protein was modified relative to this genomic sequence to represent the inferred CDS: substituted 1 base at 1 genomic stop codon), with protein MIPRKRSAXIQVQEPLMEPQGEQPLRELPPEESLPKDLSLEAAPRMHTLYVGHLNPQFSVPVLTCLLRDTLERLELPVAREHIEVVKRPRRAYALVQVATHKATLASLPWRLQMASEEHLIFKELAAHGKELVLGEGRDPFNRREEIRGQEQLFQGAFLGSETRNVEFKRGGGEYLSLAFKHHVRRYMCAFLNSEGGSLLVGIEDSGLVQGIRCSHRDEDRTRLLVDSILQAFKPQVFPDAYTLTFIPVVSTSATSMPLKVIRLTVHTPKAQGEPQLYQTDQGEVFLRREGSIQGPLSASAIQEWCRQKWMVELSKLEEKVKVLTVEKEQLQQQLQRHWPISCTCCVL; from the exons ATGATCCCCAGGAAGAGATCAGCATAAATACAGGTGCAGGAGCCCCTCATGGAGCCCCAGGGTGAGCAGCCCCTACGAGAGCTCCCCCCAGAAGAGTCCCTGCCCAAGGACTTGAGCCTCGAAGCAGCTCCCAGAATGCACACTCTCTATGTGGGCCATCTGAACCCCCAGTTCTCAGTGCCTGTGCTCACGTGTCTGCTGCGAGACACCTTGGAGCGGCTTGAGCTACCCGTGGCACGGGAGCACATTGAGGTGGTGAAACGGCCACGGAGGGCCTATGCACTGGTGCAGGTGGCCACCCACAAGGCCACCctggcctcccttccctggcGCCTGCAGATGGCCTCGGAGGAGCACCTCATCTTCAAGGAGCTGGCAGCCCATGGGAAGGAGCTGGTGCTGGGTGAGGGCCGGGATCCCTTCAACCGAAGAGAG GAGATCAGGGGCCAGGAGCAGCTCTTCCAGGGCGCCTTCCTGGGCAGTGAGACCCGCAACGTGGAGTTCAAGCGGGGTGGCGGCGAGTACCTGAGCCTGGCTTTTAAGCACCACGTGCGGCGCTATATGTGTGCCTTCCTCAACAGCGAGGGCGGCAGTCTGCTCGTGGGCATTGAGGACAGTGGCCTGGTGCAGGGCATCCGCTGCAGCCACCGTGACGAGGACCGCACACGCCTTCTGGTTGACTCCATCTTGCAGGCCTTCAAGCCCCAGGTCTTTCCCGACGCCTACACCCTCACCTTCATCCCGGTGGTTAGCACCTCCGCCACCAGCATGCCCCTCAAG GTGATCCGCCTGACCGTGCACACCCCTAAGGCCCAGGGCGAGCCGCAGCTCTACCAGACAGACCAGGGGGAGGTGTTCCTGCGGCGCGAGGGGAGCATCCAGGGCCCCCTGTCCGCCAGTGCCATCCAAGAGTGGTGCAGGCAG AAGTGGATGGTGGAGCTGAGCAAGCTGGAGGAGAAGGTGAAGGTGCTGACAGTGGAGAAGGAGCAGctccagcagcagctgcagcggCACTGGCCCATCTCCTGCACCTGCTGTGTCCTGTGA